Proteins from a genomic interval of Desulfurella sp.:
- a CDS encoding thioesterase family protein encodes MISYKTRIYYDDTDAGGVVYYANYLKLCERAKQEYFLQNGIDLFKLHNEGVLLVVSRVNAYYKKPIYLGEYVEVDVEVSEVKNASLTLKFNLLVNKEIRATIDILSALIKDSKPIKLPQSIRQLYGK; translated from the coding sequence ATGATTAGCTACAAAACGCGTATTTACTATGATGATACGGATGCAGGTGGTGTTGTTTATTATGCGAATTACTTAAAATTATGCGAGCGCGCAAAACAAGAGTATTTTTTACAAAATGGCATAGATTTGTTTAAACTTCACAATGAAGGGGTTTTGCTTGTAGTTAGCCGCGTTAATGCATACTACAAAAAGCCTATATATTTAGGAGAATATGTTGAGGTAGATGTTGAGGTTTCTGAAGTTAAAAATGCCAGTTTGACATTAAAGTTTAATTTGCTTGTAAATAAAGAAATACGCGCAACGATAGATATTTTGTCTGCCCTTATAAAAGACTCAAAGCCTATAAAACTACCTCAAAGCATAAGGCAGTTATATGGAAAGTAA